The following are encoded in a window of Osmia bicornis bicornis chromosome 15, iOsmBic2.1, whole genome shotgun sequence genomic DNA:
- the LOC114882865 gene encoding C-1-tetrahydrofolate synthase, cytoplasmic isoform X2, with amino-acid sequence MSTDVRGVVLSGTELAKEIRERLKEDVAVLRQKLPNFVPGLAIVQVGGREDSNVYIRMKIKAASDIGIAAEHVKLPNTTTEIELINKVNNLNNDPNVHGIIVQMPLDSVNKIDSNLITDLVLPEKDVDGLNTINEGRVAIGDMSGFLPCTPNGCIELIKRSGVPIAGAQAVVLGRSKIVGTPVSELLKWYNATVTVCHSKTKNLPQIVSQADILVVGIGQPLMVKGSWIKPGAVVIDCGINSIPDPTKKSGQHLVGDVDYKEAVKVASYITPVPGGVGPMTVAMLMKNTVVSAQRAANKLLNVEWKLRVLKINPQKPVPSDIAISRSQEPKPITTLAEEIGLFPNEISPYGSKKGKISLNVLKRLKNQPNGKLVVVAGITPTPFGEGKSTTSVGLVQALTAHKGKNSVVTLRQPSQGPTFGVKGGAAGGGYSQVIPMEEFNLHLTGDIHAITAANNLLAAQIDARYFHESTQTDGALYDRLVPTVKGERKFSKIQLRRLQKLDIIKSDPNSLTEEEKRKFARLDIDPENITWTRVVDINDRFLRKITIGQSPTEKGKTRETSFRISVGSEIMAVLALSTTVDDMKQRLGNIVVAFNKNGEPLTAEDFGMTGAMAILLKDAIEPTLMQTLEGTPVMVHAGPFANIAHGCSSIIADAMALKLVGKEGIVVTEAGFGSDIGMEKFFDIKCRTSGHVPNAVVLVATIRALKMHGGGPTVTTGAALKKEYLKENLDLVKKGLPNLQKHISNGIKFGVPVIVAINVHATDTKAELELVKQAAIDSGAADAVICNYWAEGGAGAVQLADAVIAATKKPSNFKVLYDLDLSIEEKINIIAKEIYGAGKVVLADKVQQKIKKYNELGYDKLPLCMAKTSNSLTGDPSIKGAPTGFTLDITDIFVSVGAGFVVPMVGEIMMMPGLSTRPSIYDMDWNSETDEIEGLF; translated from the exons ATGTCGACGGACGTACGAGGAGTTGTGTTGTCCGGTACCGAACTGGCAAA GGAAATTCGTGAAAGATTAAAAGAAGATGTGGCAGTTCTACGACAAAAATTACCGAATTTCGTACCCGGCTTAGCAATCGTCCAAGTTGGCGGCAGAGAAGATTCAAATGTTTATATAAGGATGAAGATAAAAGCGGCGAGCGATATAGGAATCGCTGCGGAACACGTCAAATTACCAAACACAACTACGGAAAtcgaattaataaataaagtaaacaATTTGAACAATGATCCAAACGTACATGGAATTATTGTACAAATGCCTCTTGATAGTGTTAACAAAATTGATTCTAATTTGATTACCGATTTAGTATTGCCTGAAAAAGATGTAGACGG ATTAAATACTATCAATGAGGGGAGAGTAGCCATCGGGGATATGTCAGGATTTTTACCATGCACTCCAAATGGGTGCATTGAACTTATTAAAAG GAGTGGAGTACCGATTGCCGGTGCACAAGCAGTAGTTCTAGGTAGAAGCAAAATCGTCGGCACACCTGTATCTGAACTACTAAAGTGGTACAATGCTACAGTAACCGTGTGCCATTCAAAAACAAAGAACCTTCCACAAATT GTTTCTCAAGCTGACATCTTAGTGGTTGGCATTGGCCAGCCCTTGATGGTCAAGGGAAGTTGGATCAAACCAGGTGCAGTCGTAATCGATTGTGGGATTAATTCCATACCAG ATCCCACGAAGAAAAGTGGGCAACATTTAGTAGGCGACGTGGACTACAAAGAAGCTGTGAAAGTAGCTTCTTATATCACTCCAGTACCTGGAGGCGTTGGTCCGATGACCGTGGCCATGTTAATGAAGAACACAGTAGTATCAGCTCAAAGAGCAGCTAATAAATTGTTGAACGTCGAATGGAAACTCAGAGTCTTAAAAATCAATCCGCAAAAGCCTGTGCCCAGTGATATAGCTATTTCAAGGAGCCAAGAACCAAAACCGATTACAACGTTAGCAGAAGAAATTGGATTGTTCCCTAACGAGATCAGTCCTTATGGAAGTAAAAAGGGAAAGATCAGCTTGAACGTTCTAAAACGACTGAAAAACCAGCCAAATGGAAAACTCGTGGTTGTTGCTGGTATCACTCCAACACCTTTCGGTGAAGGCAAGAGTACCACGTCAGTAGGTTTAGTACAAGCGTTAACTGCACATAAAGGAAAGAACTCGGTTGTGACTTTGAGACAACCCAGTCAAGGACCCACTTTTGGGGTCAAAGGAGGAGCTGCAGGTGGAGGATACTCCCAA GTAATTCCTATGGAAGAATTCAATTTGCACTTAACAGGTGATATCCACGCCATAACAGCAGCCAATAACTTGTTGGCAGCACAAATCGATGCCAGATATTTCCACGAATCTACTCAGACCGATGGAGCACTTTACGACCGACTTGTACCGACTGTTAAAGGCGAGAGGAAATTCTCGAAAATTCAATTGAGACGCTTGCAAAAGCTTGATATCATAAAGAGTGACCCCAATAGCCTAacagaagaggaaaaaagaaaattcgcAAGATTAGACATAGATCCTGAAAATATCACATGGACTCGAG TGGTCGACATAAACGATCGATTTCTACGTAAAATCACCATCGGTCAAAGTCCGACTGAGAAGGGTAAAACGAGGGAAACATCATTCCGCATTTCTGTCGGTTCTGAAATAATGGCAGTACTTGCATTATCTACCACTGTTGATGATATGAAGCAAAGATTGGGCAACATAGTAGTTGCTTTCAACAAAAATGGGGAACCCTTAACTGCCGAAGACTTT gGTATGACTGGAGCGATGGCAATATTATTGAAAGATGCCATTGAACCAACTCTTATGCAAACCTTGGAAGGAACACCGGTAATGGTCCACGCTGGACCATTTGCAAATATAGCGCATGGTTGTTCTTCCATTATAGCAGATGCTATGGCGTTAAAATTAGTTGGAAAAGAAGGTATCGTAGTAACCGAAGCAGGATTTGGTTCTGACATCGGTATGGAGAAATTCTTTGATATTAAATGCCGAACTTCTGGTCATGTACCGAATGCTGTTGTACTGGTTGCAACAATTAGAGCACTGAAAATGCATGGTGGTGGACCTACGGTAACGACTGGTGCTGCATTGAAAAAAGAGTATCTGAAAGAGAATCTTGATTTAGTTAAGAAAGGGCTTCCAAACCTTCAGAAGCATATCAGTAATGGAATTAAATTTGGCGTGCCTGTTATTGTTGCCATTAACGTTCATGC taCCGATACAAAAGCAGAATTAGAATTAGTTAAACAAGCAGCAATAGATAGCGGTGCAGCAGATGCAGTTATATGCAATTACTGGGCAGAAGGCGGTGCTGGCGCTGTGCAACTTGCAGATGCAGTTATAGCTGCAACAAAAAAACCTAGTAATTTCAAAGTATTATACGATCTTGATCTTagtattgaagaaaaaattaatattattgctAAGGAAATATACGGAGCTGGAAAAGTTGTTCTGGCGGATAAA GTTCAGCAAAAAATCAAAAAGTATAATGAATTGGGATACGATAAATTGCCACTGTGTATGGCAAAAACATCAAACTCATTAACAGGCGATCCGTCGATTAAAGGCGCACCTACGGGTTTCACACTCGATATTACAGATATATTTGTATCCGTTGGAGCTGGTTTTGTAGTACCTATGGTAGGAGAa ATAATGATGATGCCAGGTCTTTCTACAAGGCCAAGTATTTACGACATGGACTGGAATAGCGAAACAGATGAAATAGAAGGATTATTTTAG
- the LOC114882865 gene encoding C-1-tetrahydrofolate synthase, cytoplasmic isoform X1, which yields MLQTFKFLHRVMSTDVRGVVLSGTELAKEIRERLKEDVAVLRQKLPNFVPGLAIVQVGGREDSNVYIRMKIKAASDIGIAAEHVKLPNTTTEIELINKVNNLNNDPNVHGIIVQMPLDSVNKIDSNLITDLVLPEKDVDGLNTINEGRVAIGDMSGFLPCTPNGCIELIKRSGVPIAGAQAVVLGRSKIVGTPVSELLKWYNATVTVCHSKTKNLPQIVSQADILVVGIGQPLMVKGSWIKPGAVVIDCGINSIPDPTKKSGQHLVGDVDYKEAVKVASYITPVPGGVGPMTVAMLMKNTVVSAQRAANKLLNVEWKLRVLKINPQKPVPSDIAISRSQEPKPITTLAEEIGLFPNEISPYGSKKGKISLNVLKRLKNQPNGKLVVVAGITPTPFGEGKSTTSVGLVQALTAHKGKNSVVTLRQPSQGPTFGVKGGAAGGGYSQVIPMEEFNLHLTGDIHAITAANNLLAAQIDARYFHESTQTDGALYDRLVPTVKGERKFSKIQLRRLQKLDIIKSDPNSLTEEEKRKFARLDIDPENITWTRVVDINDRFLRKITIGQSPTEKGKTRETSFRISVGSEIMAVLALSTTVDDMKQRLGNIVVAFNKNGEPLTAEDFGMTGAMAILLKDAIEPTLMQTLEGTPVMVHAGPFANIAHGCSSIIADAMALKLVGKEGIVVTEAGFGSDIGMEKFFDIKCRTSGHVPNAVVLVATIRALKMHGGGPTVTTGAALKKEYLKENLDLVKKGLPNLQKHISNGIKFGVPVIVAINVHATDTKAELELVKQAAIDSGAADAVICNYWAEGGAGAVQLADAVIAATKKPSNFKVLYDLDLSIEEKINIIAKEIYGAGKVVLADKVQQKIKKYNELGYDKLPLCMAKTSNSLTGDPSIKGAPTGFTLDITDIFVSVGAGFVVPMVGEIMMMPGLSTRPSIYDMDWNSETDEIEGLF from the exons ATGCTGCAAACTTTTAA ATTTCTCCATAGAGTTATGTCGACGGACGTACGAGGAGTTGTGTTGTCCGGTACCGAACTGGCAAA GGAAATTCGTGAAAGATTAAAAGAAGATGTGGCAGTTCTACGACAAAAATTACCGAATTTCGTACCCGGCTTAGCAATCGTCCAAGTTGGCGGCAGAGAAGATTCAAATGTTTATATAAGGATGAAGATAAAAGCGGCGAGCGATATAGGAATCGCTGCGGAACACGTCAAATTACCAAACACAACTACGGAAAtcgaattaataaataaagtaaacaATTTGAACAATGATCCAAACGTACATGGAATTATTGTACAAATGCCTCTTGATAGTGTTAACAAAATTGATTCTAATTTGATTACCGATTTAGTATTGCCTGAAAAAGATGTAGACGG ATTAAATACTATCAATGAGGGGAGAGTAGCCATCGGGGATATGTCAGGATTTTTACCATGCACTCCAAATGGGTGCATTGAACTTATTAAAAG GAGTGGAGTACCGATTGCCGGTGCACAAGCAGTAGTTCTAGGTAGAAGCAAAATCGTCGGCACACCTGTATCTGAACTACTAAAGTGGTACAATGCTACAGTAACCGTGTGCCATTCAAAAACAAAGAACCTTCCACAAATT GTTTCTCAAGCTGACATCTTAGTGGTTGGCATTGGCCAGCCCTTGATGGTCAAGGGAAGTTGGATCAAACCAGGTGCAGTCGTAATCGATTGTGGGATTAATTCCATACCAG ATCCCACGAAGAAAAGTGGGCAACATTTAGTAGGCGACGTGGACTACAAAGAAGCTGTGAAAGTAGCTTCTTATATCACTCCAGTACCTGGAGGCGTTGGTCCGATGACCGTGGCCATGTTAATGAAGAACACAGTAGTATCAGCTCAAAGAGCAGCTAATAAATTGTTGAACGTCGAATGGAAACTCAGAGTCTTAAAAATCAATCCGCAAAAGCCTGTGCCCAGTGATATAGCTATTTCAAGGAGCCAAGAACCAAAACCGATTACAACGTTAGCAGAAGAAATTGGATTGTTCCCTAACGAGATCAGTCCTTATGGAAGTAAAAAGGGAAAGATCAGCTTGAACGTTCTAAAACGACTGAAAAACCAGCCAAATGGAAAACTCGTGGTTGTTGCTGGTATCACTCCAACACCTTTCGGTGAAGGCAAGAGTACCACGTCAGTAGGTTTAGTACAAGCGTTAACTGCACATAAAGGAAAGAACTCGGTTGTGACTTTGAGACAACCCAGTCAAGGACCCACTTTTGGGGTCAAAGGAGGAGCTGCAGGTGGAGGATACTCCCAA GTAATTCCTATGGAAGAATTCAATTTGCACTTAACAGGTGATATCCACGCCATAACAGCAGCCAATAACTTGTTGGCAGCACAAATCGATGCCAGATATTTCCACGAATCTACTCAGACCGATGGAGCACTTTACGACCGACTTGTACCGACTGTTAAAGGCGAGAGGAAATTCTCGAAAATTCAATTGAGACGCTTGCAAAAGCTTGATATCATAAAGAGTGACCCCAATAGCCTAacagaagaggaaaaaagaaaattcgcAAGATTAGACATAGATCCTGAAAATATCACATGGACTCGAG TGGTCGACATAAACGATCGATTTCTACGTAAAATCACCATCGGTCAAAGTCCGACTGAGAAGGGTAAAACGAGGGAAACATCATTCCGCATTTCTGTCGGTTCTGAAATAATGGCAGTACTTGCATTATCTACCACTGTTGATGATATGAAGCAAAGATTGGGCAACATAGTAGTTGCTTTCAACAAAAATGGGGAACCCTTAACTGCCGAAGACTTT gGTATGACTGGAGCGATGGCAATATTATTGAAAGATGCCATTGAACCAACTCTTATGCAAACCTTGGAAGGAACACCGGTAATGGTCCACGCTGGACCATTTGCAAATATAGCGCATGGTTGTTCTTCCATTATAGCAGATGCTATGGCGTTAAAATTAGTTGGAAAAGAAGGTATCGTAGTAACCGAAGCAGGATTTGGTTCTGACATCGGTATGGAGAAATTCTTTGATATTAAATGCCGAACTTCTGGTCATGTACCGAATGCTGTTGTACTGGTTGCAACAATTAGAGCACTGAAAATGCATGGTGGTGGACCTACGGTAACGACTGGTGCTGCATTGAAAAAAGAGTATCTGAAAGAGAATCTTGATTTAGTTAAGAAAGGGCTTCCAAACCTTCAGAAGCATATCAGTAATGGAATTAAATTTGGCGTGCCTGTTATTGTTGCCATTAACGTTCATGC taCCGATACAAAAGCAGAATTAGAATTAGTTAAACAAGCAGCAATAGATAGCGGTGCAGCAGATGCAGTTATATGCAATTACTGGGCAGAAGGCGGTGCTGGCGCTGTGCAACTTGCAGATGCAGTTATAGCTGCAACAAAAAAACCTAGTAATTTCAAAGTATTATACGATCTTGATCTTagtattgaagaaaaaattaatattattgctAAGGAAATATACGGAGCTGGAAAAGTTGTTCTGGCGGATAAA GTTCAGCAAAAAATCAAAAAGTATAATGAATTGGGATACGATAAATTGCCACTGTGTATGGCAAAAACATCAAACTCATTAACAGGCGATCCGTCGATTAAAGGCGCACCTACGGGTTTCACACTCGATATTACAGATATATTTGTATCCGTTGGAGCTGGTTTTGTAGTACCTATGGTAGGAGAa ATAATGATGATGCCAGGTCTTTCTACAAGGCCAAGTATTTACGACATGGACTGGAATAGCGAAACAGATGAAATAGAAGGATTATTTTAG
- the LOC114882867 gene encoding probable methyltransferase-like protein 15 homolog has protein sequence MLRKLLSDTYFSFAQRNIHFLLKKQYETIHWKDIKKYSQKTNKCDENIENVPHIPVMVEEVLQYLEPSLGKTYVDMTFGSGGHSTRILESSPEVKIFALDRDPVAHEFAQELSQKYPGQVIPLLGRFSELPQLLCEHKVKTNSIDGFLFDFGCSSMQFDVAERGFSLAKDGPLDMRMDGFRCPTEPTVAEVLEKITEKDLVQILRTYGEEKQAKKIAAAIINARFAFRSLKTTHELAQLIESVTFQGRHDQLGRFAHCATKTFQALRIFVNNELNEINYGIIVAGSYLKVNGRLITISFHSLEDTIIKRHITGNIQENVANKLPLQFVNYGKSYDSLEMESLNKSPWKMLHKHVITPTPEEVDINPRSRSAKFRAATKVV, from the coding sequence ATGCTAAGAAAGCTGCTCAGTGATACATACTTCAGCTTTGCCCAAAGAAACATACACTTCTTACTTAAAAAACAGTATGAGACAATACATtggaaagatattaaaaaatatagcCAGAAGACAAATAAATGtgatgaaaatatagaaaatgtaCCACACATACCGGTTATGGTTGAAGAGGTATTACAATATTTAGAACCATCTTTGGGTAAAACATACGTTGATATGACATTTGGTTCTGGAGGGCACTCTACCAGAATACTGGAATCGTCGCCCGAggtaaaaatatttgcattagatAGAGATCCTGTTGCACACGAATTTGCACAAGAGTTATCTCAAAAATATCCTGGACAAGTAATACCTTTGTTGGGAAGATTCTCTGAATTGCCACAGTTGCTTTGCGAACATAAAGTAAAGACAAATAGCATAGATGggtttttatttgattttggATGTTCATCCATGCAATTTGATGTTGCTGAAAGAGGATTTTCTTTGGCAAAAGATGGACCTTTGGATATGAGAATGGATGGTTTTAGGTGTCCTACAGAACCTACAGTAGCTGAAGttttagaaaaaataacaGAGAAAGATTTAGTCCAGATCTTGAGAACTTATGGTGAAGAGAAGCAGGCCAAAAAAATTGCAGCAGCTATTATTAACGCTCGATTTGCCTTTAGAAGTTTAAAAACTACTCATGAATTAGCTCAACTTATTGAGTCTGTTACATTTCAAGGAAGACACGACCAATTGGGTAGATTTGCTCATTGTGCTACAAAAACGTTTCAGGCACTTCGAATTTTTGTAAACAacgaattaaatgaaattaactaTGGTATTATTGTTGCTGGATCATATTTGAAAGTTAATGGTCGCTTGAtaacaatttcttttcattctttgGAGGACACAATAATTAAAAGGCATATTACTGGAAACATACAGGAGAATGTAGCTAATAAATTACCAttacaatttgtaaattatgGTAAATCTTATGATTCATTAGAAATGGAGTCTCTTAATAAATCACCTTGGAAAATGTTGCATAAACATGTAATAACACCTACTCCAGAAGAAGTAGATATAAATCCAAGATCACGTTCCGCAAAATTTAGGGCAGCAACCAAAGTAGTGTAG